From a region of the Solanum stenotomum isolate F172 chromosome 2, ASM1918654v1, whole genome shotgun sequence genome:
- the LOC125855913 gene encoding uncharacterized protein LOC125855913, translating to MSGYAKFMKDLVTKKRADSFENGERLQHCSAISMRSLVQNKEDPGAFTIPCTIGTMYFAKALCDLGANINLMPLSIYKKLGLGAPKPILMRLLMADRTVKRPIGVPQDVLVKVGPFIF from the coding sequence atgtctgggtatgcaaagttcaTGAAGGACTTGGTGACCAAAAAGAGGGCTGATAGTTTTGAGAATGGTGAGAggttgcagcattgtagtgccaTTTCTATGAGGTCACTAGTACAAAATAAAGAGGATCCTGGAGCTTTCACTATTCCATGCACCATCGGTACGATGTACTTTGCAAAAGctttgtgtgatttgggtgccAACATTAACTTGATGCCATTGTcaatttataagaagttgggtttaggagCTCCAAAACCAATTCTGATGCGTTTACTTATGGctgatagaactgtgaagaggcccattggagTGCCTCAAGATGTCCTTGTGAAAGTGGGGCCATTCATTTTTTAG